The window CTTGATATCAACATGTACACCGAGGGCGACAAGGCGACCAATGCCAAGCATCTGCCGCTGAATCTGCTCGATGCGCTGCGGGCGCTGGAGACGTCGTCGGTGTTCAAGGAGCAATTCGGCGAGACCGTTGTGCAGTCCTATCTCAAGCTGAAGCACAACGACTGGAACGAGCACTGCCGCCAGTTGACGGAGTGGGAACGGCAGACCACGCTGGATTGCTGAGGCGACTCCATCCTTTTTCGTCATTCCCCGACGCGCCAATTGGCGCGTCTGAGGGCGCGAGCAGCGTCAGCTGCGAGCGAGCCCGGAATCCATAATCGCGGGAGTATCGATTCCGGGCCTGCGTCCTCAGTCGGCTACGCCGACGAAGGGCGCATCCCGGAATGACAACTCATGTTATGGTCCCGGTTTGAGAACGACCAATTCGGTCGCGCCCATAGCGTGGATATCCCGCAGCATGACCACCAGCGGCAGAGATTTCTACGGTGAAATTCCGGTGTTTCGCGGCTTCGACAGGCTGATGGATCCGGCGCTGTATGCGCCGCTGCCCGATGACTGGACCATTGGCCTCGCCGACATCGTCCAATCCACCAAGGCCATTGCCGAGCAGCGCTACAAGGCCGTCAACATGGCCGGCGCTTCGGTGATCGCATCGATCACCAATGCGCTGGAGGGCCGCGAATTCCCGTTCGTGTTCGGCGGCGACGGCGCCAGCTTTGCGGTGGCGCCCGGCGATCTCGATCGCGCCCGCGAGGCGCTCGCGGCCACCGCGGCCTGGGTGCAGGACGATCTCGATCTGGCGATGCGAGTGGCGCTGGTGCCGGTCGCCCACGTGCGTGCGCAGGGGCTAGATGTCCGCGTTGCGCGCTTCGCGCCGTCGCCGAATCTCTCCTACGCGATGTTTTCCGGCGGCGGCCTCGGCTGGGCCGAGGTCGCCATGAAGCGCGGCGAGTTCGCGGTGGCGCAAGCGCCGTCTGGCACGCATCCCGATCTCAGCGGTTTGTCGTGCAGGTTCGAGGAAATTCCCTCGGCGCGCGGCCTGATCCTTTCGGTGCTGGTGGTGCCGACATCAAGTGCCGATGCGAGCGCGTTCCGCCGTGTGATCGAGGATGTGATCGCGCTGGTCGAGCGCAGCCCCGATGCCGGACGTCCGGTGCCTGCGGGCGGGCCGTCGCTCAAATGGCCGCCGGCCGGTTTCGATTTCGAAGTCCGTGCGCTTGGCAGCGGATCGTTGCTGGTGCGCCGCGTCCAGGTGCTCGGCAGAACGTTCGTCGCCTATCTGCTGATGCGCTTCGGCATCAGCGCCGGCGGCTTTGTGCCGCAAACCTATATACGACAGCTGGTCGAGAATTCCGACTTCCGCAAATATGACGATGGCCTGCGGATGATCCTGGATTGCACGCCGGAATTGGAGGCGGCGCTGGAGCAGCGCCTGGTCGCGGCGGCGTCAGCCGGCACGATCCGCTATGGATTGCACCGGCAGGATGCCGCGATGATGACCTGCTTCACGCCCTCGGCGCTGCGCAGCGATCACGTTCACTTTATCGATGGCGCGCGTGGCGGCTATGCCTCCGCGGCCACCGCGCTGAAGGCAATGCCCGTTTGAATTAGCGACCGACCCGGGTCCAGTTTTCGCCGCCGCAGAACGCGCCGACGCAGCCTTCGACCTTGAGCGTGTCCGGGCCGGCAACGGAGACGTTGCTGGCGTAGGTCTTGCCGTCATCGGCGTTGTAGATCTGACCCGACCACCTGTTTGGCCCGGCAGGGCGCATGTCGATGAACAGCTGCACCCCGATCATCGAACGCTTGGCCTTGGCGGGGTCCGGATTCTTGTCGTCTATCGGCGGCTTGCCGGTGTTGGGATCGATTTTGTCGCGCAGCGACACAACGGCCCCGCACAGCCCGCCACCACATTTGCTGACGCGGACGCGCGCATCGCCGGCCTGAGTCTGCCAGGTGCCGGTGGCCTCGTCGCCGGACTGGGCTTTCGCCGCAGGGGCTGCGAACAGTGCGCCTAGCAGCGCAATCATAACGGCAGATCGAAAGGCCATGCGTTTCTCCTCGACAATGACGTCTGCATAACAAGAAATCGGATTTGTGCAATGCCGTATCGGTCATTGCGGTAAAGCGAACATGCCGGATATGACGGATTTAGGCCTGCAATTTTAACAGATCACCATGGCAGTCCGCACAGGTCGATCTCGCCCTCGTGAGGCGCGCGCTTGAGATAGAACACGAACGGCAGCATTGCATCGAAACGCATGCGTTCGCCGGATTGTTCTGCGAAGATCTCGCCCGTGAAAGGCTTCCAGCCCCGACTGGTGTAGAAATCCACATTGTGCGGCTCGCAGAACAGCAGCGCGAAATCGGTGGCGCGTTCATCCTTCAGGGTCTGCAGCGCGGCGTTAAGCGCCACGCTGGCAAAGCCGCGGCGGCGAAAATCCGGATGCGTGGCCACGCCGCCGATGCCGCCGACGCGCACCTTGCGTCCGTTCCAG is drawn from Nitrobacteraceae bacterium AZCC 2146 and contains these coding sequences:
- a CDS encoding hypothetical protein (product_source=Hypo-rule applied; pfam=PF11294) — encoded protein: MTTSGRDFYGEIPVFRGFDRLMDPALYAPLPDDWTIGLADIVQSTKAIAEQRYKAVNMAGASVIASITNALEGREFPFVFGGDGASFAVAPGDLDRAREALAATAAWVQDDLDLAMRVALVPVAHVRAQGLDVRVARFAPSPNLSYAMFSGGGLGWAEVAMKRGEFAVAQAPSGTHPDLSGLSCRFEEIPSARGLILSVLVVPTSSADASAFRRVIEDVIALVERSPDAGRPVPAGGPSLKWPPAGFDFEVRALGSGSLLVRRVQVLGRTFVAYLLMRFGISAGGFVPQTYIRQLVENSDFRKYDDGLRMILDCTPELEAALEQRLVAAASAGTIRYGLHRQDAAMMTCFTPSALRSDHVHFIDGARGGYASAATALKAMPV
- a CDS encoding uncharacterized protein (DUF2147 family) (product_source=COG4731; cleavage_site_network=SignalP-noTM; cog=COG4731; pfam=PF09917), with the protein product MAFRSAVMIALLGALFAAPAAKAQSGDEATGTWQTQAGDARVRVSKCGGGLCGAVVSLRDKIDPNTGKPPIDDKNPDPAKAKRSMIGVQLFIDMRPAGPNRWSGQIYNADDGKTYASNVSVAGPDTLKVEGCVGAFCGGENWTRVGR
- a CDS encoding aminoglycoside 2'-N-acetyltransferase I (product_source=KO:K17840; cath_funfam=3.40.630.30; cog=COG4552; ko=KO:K17840; pfam=PF13527; superfamily=55729), whose amino-acid sequence is MSVEIEILTGDASWPAVKPLFTAVWPPEVVEKLSWGHVVFANAELRVLVEADGQLVCHVGIYRREATWNGRKVRVGGIGGVATHPDFRRRGFASVALNAALQTLKDERATDFALLFCEPHNVDFYTSRGWKPFTGEIFAEQSGERMRFDAMLPFVFYLKRAPHEGEIDLCGLPW